In Dasypus novemcinctus isolate mDasNov1 chromosome 10, mDasNov1.1.hap2, whole genome shotgun sequence, one DNA window encodes the following:
- the NUMA1 gene encoding nuclear mitotic apparatus protein 1 isoform X2 yields the protein MTLHATRAAALLSWVNSLHVADPVEAVLQLQDCSVFIKIIDRIHGTDEGQQILQQPVPERLDFVCSFLQKNQKHPSSPGCPVSVQKLMEGSELELAKMTMLLLYHSTMGSKSPRDWDQFEYKIQAELAIILKFLLDREDGLNLDEDLENFLQKAPVPSTCSSTISEELSPPSHQAKREVRFLELQRVASSSSTGNNFLSGSPASPMGDILQTPQFQMRRLKKQLADERNNRDELELELAENRRLLTEKDAQIATMQQRIDRLALLHERQAASPPEPRELEELRSKNESLTVRLHETLKQCQDLKTEKSQMDRKINQLSEENGDLAFKLREFTSHLQQLQGALNELTEEHSKATREWMEKQAHFEKELSTALQDKKCLEEKNEILQGKLSQLEEHLAQLRENAPQEKGEVLGDVLQLEALKQEAATLATNNTQLQARVEELETERGRRETEVLAQRSHFEEEKQHLAGLVAELQSSISSLSQVKEELEQASQAQKAQLTAQVAALTSELTTLNAALQQRDQELAGLKQQAEQEKAQLAETLQQQQQASQGLRHQVEQLSNSLQQKEQQLEEAAKEQEAARRDQARQLTSAAEEREASLRERDAALQKLQALEEEKTTKLESLQQQLQVANEARDSAQTTMARVQQEKAEVSQKLEEFHASVERAHQEQREAQAQVAELEAQLRSEQQKAAEREGMAQENGRLQEQLRALEESLKITKGSLEDEKHRAAEALGEQQRCISELESETRRLVEQCKQEQKELEEKNAERSGLEAQLKQLGETHQAETEALRRELAEAIASRRRGETECEQLVKEVATWRERYEDSQQEEAQYGAMFQEQLMALKEECEKARQELQEAKEKVARIEAHSELQISRQQNELAQLHANLARALQQVQEKEVRAQKLADDLSMLQEKMAATSKEVARLEALVRKAGEQEETVPRELLKEHPRAGDREPEWPEEQQGRQFCSTQAALQAMEREAEQMGSELERLRAALMESQGKQQEERGQQEREVARLTQERGRAQADLALEKAAKAELEMRLQNALNEQRVEFAALQEALAHALMEKEGKDQDLAKLRDQEAAQRTELGELQRTMEQLKEQLAKKEACQQSLGMASGEDTQCEATGKTEPLGPELEALRAEVSLLEQQCQEHQEKASSLEHSLESERASRAEQNSALETLQGQLEEKTQALGHSQDALASAQRELATLRAKAQDHSKTEDEWKAQVARGQQESERKNSLISSLEEEVSILNRQVLEKEGESKELKQLIIAESEKSQKLEERLRLLQAETASSNARAAECSSALREEVQTLREEAEKQRLASENLRQELASQAERAEELGQELKAWQEKFFQKEQALSALQLEHTSTQALVNELLPVKHLCQQLQAEQAAAEKRHREELEQSKQAAGGLRAELLRAQRELGELVPLRQKVVEQERAAQQLRAEKASYAEQLSMLKKAHGLLAEENRGLGERANLGRQFLEVELDQAREKYVQELSAVRADAETRLADMRQEAQSTARELEVMTAKYEGAKVKVLEERQRFQEERQKLTAQVEQLEVFHREQTKQVEDLNKKLADHDQASKAQQQKLKAQGGESQQEAQRLQAQLNELQAQLSQKEQAAEHYKLQMEKAKTHYDAKKQQNQELQEQLRGLEQLQKENKELRAEAERLGRELQQAGLKTKEAEQTCRHLTSQVAHADQQLRDLGKFQVATDALKSREPQVKPQLDLSIDSLDLSCEEGTPLPVTSKLPRTQPDGTSVPGEPASPISQRLPPKVESLESLYFTPIPARGQAPLESSLDSLGDVFLDSGRKTRSARRRTTQIINITMTKKLDVEEPDSANSSFYSTQSAPTSQASLRATSSTQSLARLGSPEDGNSALLSLPGYRPTTRSSARRSQAGVSSGAPPGRNSFYMGTCQDEPEQLDDWNRIAELQQRNRVCPPHLKTCYPLESRPSLSLVTITDEEMKTGDPQETLRRASMQPAQIAEGTGITTRQQRKRVSSEPHQGPGTPESKKATSCFPRPMTPRDRHEGRKQSSTEAQKKTVPAVVKQADRRQSMAFSILNTPRKLGNSLLRRGASKKAPSKASPNTRSGTRRSPRIATTTASTATAAAATLRAKGKAKH from the exons GTGAACAGTCTGCACGTGGCTGATCCCGTGGAGGCTGTGCTGCAGCTCCAGGACTGCAGCGTCTTCATCAAGATCATTGACAGAAT CCATGGCACTGACGAGGGGCAACAAATCCTGCAACAGCCAGTGCCAGAGAGACTGGATTTTGTGTGCAGTTTTCTGCAGA AAAATCAAAAGCATCCCTCTTCACCAGGATGCCCAGTATCTGTGCAGAAACTGATGGAGGGGTCAGAGCTCGAACTGGCCAAG ATGACCATGCTGCTCCTGTACCACTCTACCATGGGCTCCAAAAGCCCCAGGGACTGGGACCAATTTGAATATAAGATTCAG GCGGAGTTAGCCATCATTCTCAAATTCTTGCTGGACCGTGAGGATGGGCTAAACCTTGACGAGGACTTAGAGAACTTCTTGCAGAAAG CTCCTGTCCCTTCCACATGTTCCAGCACCATCTCTGAAGAGCTCTCCCCACCCAGCCACCAGGCCAAGCGGGAGGTTCGCTTCTTAGAGCTACAGAGGGTTGCCTCCTCTTCTTCCACTGGGAACAA CTTCCTGTCAGGTTCTCCAGCCTCCCCCATGGGTGACATCCTGCAGACCCCACAGTTCCAGATGAGACGGCTGAAGAAGCAGCTGGCAGATGAGAGAAATAATCGGGATGAGCTAGAGCTAGAGTTGGCCGAGAACCGCAGACTCCTCACTGAGAAGG ATGCACAGATAGCTACGATGCAACAGCGCATTGACCGCCTGGCTCTACTGCATGAGAGGCAAGCAGCCAGCCCGCCGGAGCCCAGGGAGCTTGAGGAGCTACGTAGCAAGAATGAGAG CCTCACTGTGCGGCTGCACGAAACTCTGAAGCAGTGCCAGGACCTGAAGACCGAGAAGAGCCAGATGGATCGCAAGATTAACCAGCTTTCTGAGGAGAATGGGGACCTTGCCTTTAAG CTGCGGGAGTTTACCAGTCACCTGCAGCAACTCCAGGGGGCCCTCAATGAACTGACAGAGGAGCACAGCAAGGCCACCCGGGAGTGGATGGAGAAGCAGGCCCATTTTGAGAAGGAGCTCAGTACAGCCCTGCAAGACAAG aagtgCCTAGAAGAGAAGAATGAAATCCTTCAGGGGAAACTTTCACAGCTGGAAGAACACTTGGCCCAGCTGCGGGAGAACGCCCCCCAGGAGAAGGGCGAGGTGCTGGGTGATGTCCTGCAG CTGGAAGCCCTGAAGCAAGAGGCAGCCACTCTTGCTACAAACAACACCCAACTCCAAGCCAGGGTGGAGGAGCTGGAGACTGAGCGGGGCCGACGGGAAACCGAGGTGCTTGCCCAGCGGAGTCACTTTGAGGAAGAAAAACAGCACCTGGCTGGCCTGGTCGCTGAACTGCAAAGCTCCATCTCCAGCCTCAGCCAGGTCAAGGAAGAGCTAGAGCAGGCCTCCCAGGCTCAGAAGGCCCAGTTGACCGCCCAGGTGGCCGCTCTGACCTCTGAGCTCACCACACTCAATGCTGCCCTCCAGCAGCGGGATCAGGAGCTGGCTGGCCTGAAGCAGCAGGCTGAACAGGAGAAGGCCCAGCTGGCAGAGACCCTCCAACAGCAACAGCAGGCCTCCCAGGGACTCCGCCACCAGGTGGAGCAGCTGAGTAACAGCCTGCAGCAGAAGGAGCAGCAATTGGAAGAGGCAGCCAAGGAACAGGAAGCAGCTAGGCGAGACCAGGCCCGGCAACTGACCTCTGCTGCCGAGGAGCGAGAGGCCTCCTTACGGGAGAGAGATGCAGCTCTCCAGAAGTTGCAGGCGTTGGAGGAGGAGAAGACCACCAAGCTGGAGAGTCTGCAACAGCAGCTTCAGGTGGCCAATGAAGCCCGGGACAGTGCCCAGACCACCATGGCACGGGTCCAGCAGGAAAAGGCAGAAGTGAGCCAAAAGCTGGAGGAATTCCATGCGTCTGTTGAGAGGGCCCACCAGGAACAGCGTGAGGCCCAGGCCCAGGTGGCAGAGCTGGAGGCCCAACTGAGGTCTGAGCAGCAAAAAGCAGCTGAGAGAGAAGGGATGGCCCAGGAGAATGGCCGGCTCCAGGAGCAGCTCCGAGCCCTTGAGGAGTCCTTGAAGATCACCAAGGGCAGCCTCGAAGACGAGAAGCACAGGGCCGCAGAagccctgggggagcagcagcgtTGTATCTCTGAGCTAGAGTCAGAGACCCGGAGATTGGTGGAGCAGTGTAAACAGGAACAGAAGGAGCTAGAAGAAAAGAACGCTGAGCGCAGCGGGCTGGAGGCCCAATTAAAGCAGCTTGGGGAGACCCATCAGGCTGAGACTGAAGCCCTGCGGCGGGAGCTGGCAGAGGCCATCGCCTCCCGGCGCAGGGGCGAGACTGAGTGTGAGCAGCTCGTTAAGGAGGTAGCTACCTGGCGCGAGCGGTATGAGGATAGCCAGCAGGAGGAGGCACAGTACGGTGCCATGTTTCAGGAACAGCTGATGGCCCTGAAAGAGGAATGTGAGAAGGCCCGCCAGGAACTGCAGgaggcaaaggagaaagtggCAAGGATAGAGGCCCACAGCGAGCTCCAGATAAGCCGGCAGCAGAATGAGCTAGCTCAGCTCCATGCCAACCTGGCTAGAGCCCTCCAGCAGGTCCAAGAGAAGGAGGTCAGGGCCCAGAAGCTTGCAGACGACCTCTCCATGCTGCAGGAGAAGATGGCCGCCACCAGCAAGGAGGTGGCCCGTCTGGAGGCCTTGGTGCGCAAGGCAGGTGAGCAGGAGGAAACAGTCCCCCGTGAGCTGCTCAAGGAGCATCCGAGGGCAGGAGACAGAGAGCCTGAGTGGCCAGAAGAGCAGCAGGGACGTCAGTTCTGCAGCACACAGGCAGCGCTGCAGGCCATGGAGCGTGAGGCAGAGCAAATGGGCAGCGAGCTGGAGCGGCTGCGGGCTGCACTGATGGAGAGCCAGGGAAAGCAGCAGGAGGAACGTGGGCAGCAGGAGAGGGAGGTGGCACGGCTGACCCAGGAGCGGGGCCGGGCCCAAGCAGACCTTGCCCTGGAGAAGGCGGCGAAGGCAGAGCTTGAGATGCGGCTGCAGAATGCCCTCAACGAGCAACGTGTGGAGTTTGCTGCCCTGCAAGAGGCACTGGCCCATGCCCTGatggaaaaggaagggaaggaccAGGATCTGGCCAAGCTTCGTGATCAGGAGGCAGCCCAGAGAACAGAGCTGGGGGAGCTTCAGCGAACGATGGAGCAACTGAAGGAACAGCTGGCCAAGAAGGAGGCGTGCCAGCAGTCTCTAGGCATGGCCAGTGGAGAAGATACTCAGTGTGAAGCTACTGGCAAGACAGAACCATTGGGCCCTGAGTTGGAAGCTCTGCGGGCAGAGGTGAGCTTGCTGGAGCAGCAGTGCCAGGAGCATCAAGAGAAGGCCTCTAGCCTGGAGCACAGCCTAGAGTCTGAGCGGGCCTCCCGAGCTGAGCAGAACAGTGCTCTGGAGACTTTGCAGGGCCAGTTAGAGGAGAAGACCCAGGCTCTGGGACACAGTCAGGATGCCTTAGCCTCAGCCCAAAGGGAGTTGGCCACCCTCCGAGCCAAGGCCCAAGACCATAGCAAGACTGAGGATGAGTGGAAGGCGCAGGTGGCCCGGGGCCAGCAGGAGTCTGAGCGAAAAAACAGCCTCATCAGCAGCTTGGAGGAGGAGGTGTCCATCCTGAACCGCCAGGTCCTGGAAAAGGAGGGCGAGAGCAAGGAGTTGAAGCAGCTGATTATAGCCGAGTCAGAgaagagccagaagctggaagagaggCTGCGCCTGCTGCAAGCAGAGACTGCCAGCAGCAATGCCAGAGCAGCAGAGTGCAGCTCTGCTCTGCGGGAGGAGGTCCAGACCCTCCGAGAGGAAGCAGAGAAACAACGGTTGGCTTCAGAGAACCTGCGGCAGGAGCTGGCCTCGCAGGCAGAGCGAGCAGAGGAGCTGGGCCAAGAGTTGAAGGCATGGCAGGAGAAGTTCTTCCAGAAGGAGCAAGCCCTCTCTGCTCTGCAGCTCGAGCACACCAGCACACAGGCCCTGGTGAATGAGCTGCTGCCTGTCAAGCACCTCTGCCAGCAGCTGCAGGCTGAGCAGGCAGCTGCCGAGAAACGCCATCGTGAGGAGCTAGAGCAGAGTAAGCAGGCAGCTGGGGGGCTGCGGGCGGAGCTACTGCGGGCCCAGCGGGAGCTTGGGGAGCTGGTGCCCCTGCGGCAGAAGGTAGTAGAGCAGGAGCGTGCAGCCCAGCAGCTGCGGGCAGAAAAGGCCAGCtatgcagagcagctgagcatgcTGAAAAAGGCTCATGGCCTGCTGGCAGAGGAGAACCGGGGCCTGGGGGAGCGGGCCAACCTGGGCCGGCAATTTCTGGAAGTGGAGCTGGACCAGGCTCGGGAGAAATATGTCCAAGAATTGTCAGCTGTGCGTGCCGACGCTGAGACCCGTCTGGCTGACATGAGGCAGGAAGCACAGAGCACTGCCCGGGAGCTAGAGGTGATGACTGCCAAGTATGAGGGTGCCAAGGTCAAGGTCCTGGAGGAGAGGCAGCGGTTCCAGGAAGAAAGGCAGAAACTCACTGCCCAG GTGGAGCAGCTAGAGGTAtttcacagagagcagactaagCAG GTGGAAGATCTGAATAAGAAGCTCGCCGACCACGACCAAGCCAGCAAGGCGCAGCAGCAGAAGCTGAAg GCCCAGGGTGGTGAGAGCCAGCAGGAGGCCCAACGCCTCCAGGCCCAGCTGAATGAACTGCAGGCCCAGCTGAGCCAGAAGGAGCAGGCAGCTGAGCACTACAAGCTGCAG ATGGAGAAAGCCAAGACCCACTACGATGCCAAGAAGCAGCAGAACCAagagctgcaggagcagctgcgGGGCCTGGAGCAGCTGCAGAAGGAAAACAAGGAGCTGAGGGCTGAAGCCGAGCGGCTCGGTCGTGAGCTACAACAGGCCGGGCTGAAGACCAAGGAGGCTGAACAGACCTGCCGCCACCTTACTTCCCAG GTTGCCCATGCTGACCAGCAGCTTCGAGACTTGGGCAAATTTCAAGTGGCAACTGATGCCTTAAAGAGCCGGGAGCCCCAGGTTAAGCCCCAGCTGGACTTAAGCATTGACAGCCTGGACCTGAGCTGCGAGGAGGGGACTCCCCTCCCTGTGACCAG CAAGCTGCCTCGTACTCAGCCAGATGGCACCAGTGTCCCAGGAGAGCCAGCCTCACCCATCTCCCAGCGCCTGCCCCCCAAGGTAGAGTCCTTGGAGAGTCTCTACTTCACCCCCATCCCTGCTCGGGGTCAGGCCCCCCTGGAGAGCAGCCTGGACTCCCTGGGGGACGTCTTCCTGGACTCCGGCCGTAAGACCCGGTCCGCTCGTCGGCGAACCACGCAAATTATCAACATCACCATGACCAAG aaGCTAGATGTGGAGGAGCCAGACAGTGCCAACTCATCCTTCTATAGCACGCAGTCTGCCCCTACATCACAGGCCAGCCTGCGAGCTACCTCCTCTACCCAGTCTCTAGCCCGCCTGGGCTCTCCTGAGGATGGCAATTCTGCTCTGCTCAGTCTGCCTGGCTACCGGCCCACCACTCGCAGCTCTGCTCGCCGCTCCCAGGCTGGGGTGTCCAGTGGGGCCCCTCCAG GAAGGAACAGCTTCTACATGGGTACTTGCCAGGATGAGCCAGAGCAGCTGGATGACTGGAATCGCATTGCAGAGTTGCAGCAGCGCAATCGAGTATGCCCCCCGCACTTGAAGACCTGCTATCCCCTGGAGTCCAGG CCTTCCCTGAGCCTGGTCACCATCACAGATGAAGAGATGAAAACCGGTGATCCCCAAGAGACCCTGCGCCGAGCCAGCATGCAGCCAGCTCAGATAGCTGAGGGCACTGGCATCACTACCCGGCAGCAGCGCAAACGGGTTTCCTCAGAACCCCACCAGGGCCCTGGTACCCCCGAG TCTAAGAAGGCCACCAGCTGTTTCCCACGCCCCATGACTCCCCGGGACCGACATGAAGGGCGCAAACAGAGCTCTACGGAGGCCCAGAAGAAAACGGTTCCAGCTGTTGTTAAACAG GCTGACCGGCGCCAGTCAATGGCCTTCAGCATCCTCAACACACCCAGGAAGCTCGGGAATAGCCTTCTGCGGAGGGGAGCCTCAAAGAAAGCCCCATCCAAGGCATCTCCCAATACGCGCAGTGGAACCCGCCGCTCTCCTCGCATTGCCACCACCACAGCCAGCACTGCCACTGCTGCTGCCGCTACCCTTCGGGCCAAGGGCAAG GCAAAGCACTAA